The proteins below come from a single Penaeus monodon isolate SGIC_2016 chromosome 23, NSTDA_Pmon_1, whole genome shotgun sequence genomic window:
- the LOC119588192 gene encoding glutamate receptor 1-like gives MAPFFVTPQREAVCDFSVPIYTDSQGILMVRPTVESDVSGFIKPFTFEVWFLIFLSIFSIGIAMIKIDSAEGKLFNCSTRSIASKSFTWVIQALSQESSEWLPKRDGGRLLVSTWLLASLVFMSSYSGILTAMLTVPRVTIPIDSLADLVAQDDLPWRLEAGSMMYSFFEVQMIISEAKNEMGQKVFRDKAGTFQDCWAARENIAEGDFAAICDSTTMMKAMSWDFSTTGDCHLYIARQKVYTNGLLSIAFRNKSAYLPQANRM, from the exons ATGGCTCCGTTCTTCGTGACGCCGCAGCGCGAGGCGGTGTGCGACTTCAGCGTTCCCATCTACACCGACAGCCAGGGGATACTTATGGTCAGGCCGACAGTCGAAAGCGACGTCAGTGGGTTCATTAAGCCATTCACTTTCGAG GTGTGGTTCCTCATTTTCTTAAGCATATTCAGCATCGGCATTGCTATGATTAAAATCGATTCTGCTGAAGGCAAGCTTTTCAATTGTTCAACTCGAAGCATCGCCTCCAAAAGCTTCACATGGGTTATCCAAGCACTGTCACAAGAGA GCTCAGAGTGGCTCCCGAAGAGGGACGGCGGCCGCCTCCTCGTGAGCACGTGGCTCCTGGCGTCCCTCGTGTTCATGTCCTCCTACAGCGGCATCCTGACCGCCATGCTGACCGTGCCTCGGGTCACCATCCCCATCGACTCCCTGGCTGACCTCGTGGCCCAGGATGACCTGCCTTGGCGCTTGGAAGCGGGGTCCATGATGTATTCCTTTTTTGAGGTGCAAATGATCATCAGT GAGGCTAAGAACGAAATGGGTCAGAAAGTGTTCAGGGACAAAGCGGGCACGTTCCAGGACTGCTGGGCCGCTCGAGAAAACATCGCGGAAGGAGACTTTGCGGCAATCTGCGACAGCACGACCATGATGAAGGCGATGTCTTGGGACTTTAG CACAACCGGAGACTGTCACTTGTACATCGCACGTCAAAAGGTGTACACGAATGGCCTCCTCTCGATAGCCTTCCGGAACAAGTCAGCATATCTTCCGCAAGCTAACAGGATGTGA